Proteins from a single region of Companilactobacillus farciminis KCTC 3681 = DSM 20184:
- the asnA gene encoding aspartate--ammonia ligase: MNLIIPKDYDPKLSVKETQKAIQYIRETFQDEFGKELNLSRLSAPMMVEKGTGLNDNLNGVESPVSFTMKGLPGETIEIVHSLAKWKRLALKRYGFGMHEGIYTNMNAIRKDEDLDNIHSIYVDQWDWEKVIAKDERNTAALKHTVRQIFKVIKHMEHEVWYKFPKAVHHLPDEIHFVTTQELEDRWPDKTPKEREDAICKELGCVFLMQIGGPMKSGKRHDGRAPDYDDWKLNGDILFWYEPLQHALEISSMGIRVSEESMLEQLKIAHEEDREKLPFHQMLLNGELPYTIGGGIGQSRLCMLLLGKAHVGEVQAAVWPEDLRQKCEENDIHLL, encoded by the coding sequence ATGAACTTAATTATACCTAAGGATTATGATCCAAAATTATCTGTTAAAGAAACACAAAAAGCTATTCAATACATCCGTGAAACATTCCAAGATGAATTTGGTAAAGAATTGAATTTGTCACGTTTATCAGCACCTATGATGGTTGAAAAAGGTACTGGTTTGAATGATAACCTTAACGGTGTGGAATCTCCTGTTTCCTTCACTATGAAAGGTCTACCTGGCGAAACTATCGAAATCGTCCACTCTTTGGCTAAATGGAAACGTCTAGCTTTGAAACGCTACGGCTTTGGTATGCACGAAGGTATCTACACTAATATGAATGCTATCAGAAAAGACGAAGATCTTGATAACATCCACTCAATCTACGTTGACCAATGGGACTGGGAAAAAGTCATCGCTAAGGATGAACGTAACACAGCTGCTTTGAAGCACACAGTTCGTCAAATTTTCAAAGTTATCAAGCACATGGAACACGAGGTTTGGTACAAATTCCCTAAGGCTGTTCACCACTTGCCTGACGAAATTCACTTCGTAACAACTCAAGAACTAGAAGACAGATGGCCTGACAAGACACCTAAAGAACGTGAAGATGCTATTTGTAAAGAACTTGGCTGTGTCTTCTTAATGCAAATCGGTGGACCTATGAAGAGTGGTAAACGCCATGACGGTCGTGCCCCTGACTATGATGACTGGAAACTAAACGGTGATATTTTATTCTGGTATGAACCTTTACAGCACGCCCTAGAAATCTCAAGTATGGGTATCCGTGTTAGTGAAGAATCAATGCTTGAACAATTAAAGATTGCTCATGAAGAAGATCGTGAAAAGCTCCCATTCCACCAAATGTTACTAAACGGCGAACTACCATACACAATCGGTGGTGGTATCGGACAATCTCGTCTATGTATGTTACTTCTTGGCAAAGCTCACGTTGGTGAAGTCCAAGCTGCTGTTTGGCCAGAAGACTTACGTCAAAAATGTGAAGAAAACGACATTCACTTGCTATAA
- a CDS encoding AbiH family protein, which produces MNLTFFIGNGFDIRNGLPTRYSDFYKEINNKSGNMIYKDIESNKENWSDFELGLGKLTISKKVNTDIEEFIESYNEVLDDLDKYIKKCEDMISVVDAVKLNNSFLNDITKVFQNLKPTGKNRIQILMGLGAGININFIDFNYTSLLDKCIGNKHNFRKDDKNYYLKTNVHIHGTVDSYPIVGVDNRNQINESWLGYHAVENMLKPEIIKKIGYGAYDKTKEIIEKSDVIYIFGSSLGDTDRTWWIQILNWLHASSERVLVIDQYGFNEEEKINAVRYISEKEKIKDNFVKYASTERDINRVYNQIFITNNDKLFDFSEYITKKNK; this is translated from the coding sequence TTGAACTTAACTTTTTTTATTGGCAATGGTTTCGACATAAGAAACGGATTACCAACCAGATATAGTGATTTCTATAAAGAAATTAATAATAAATCTGGAAATATGATTTACAAAGATATTGAATCTAATAAAGAAAACTGGAGTGATTTTGAATTAGGATTAGGTAAATTAACCATTTCTAAAAAAGTAAATACTGATATAGAGGAATTCATAGAATCTTACAATGAAGTGCTGGATGATTTAGATAAATATATAAAGAAATGTGAAGACATGATTTCTGTAGTAGATGCGGTAAAATTGAATAATTCTTTTTTGAATGATATCACTAAGGTTTTTCAAAATTTAAAACCAACAGGGAAAAATAGAATTCAAATATTGATGGGTCTAGGAGCGGGAATTAATATAAATTTTATTGATTTTAATTATACGAGTCTTCTGGATAAATGTATTGGAAATAAACATAATTTTAGAAAAGATGATAAAAATTATTATTTAAAAACAAATGTTCATATACATGGAACTGTAGATTCATATCCTATAGTTGGGGTAGACAATAGAAATCAAATAAATGAATCTTGGTTGGGATATCACGCGGTAGAGAACATGTTAAAACCCGAAATAATAAAAAAGATAGGTTATGGTGCATATGATAAGACAAAAGAAATTATTGAGAAAAGCGATGTGATATATATTTTTGGTTCTTCATTGGGGGATACAGATAGAACCTGGTGGATACAAATATTAAATTGGCTTCATGCCAGTTCTGAAAGGGTTTTAGTAATTGATCAATACGGATTTAATGAAGAAGAAAAAATTAATGCAGTAAGGTATATATCCGAAAAGGAAAAAATAAAAGACAATTTTGTGAAATATGCTTCTACTGAAAGAGACATTAATAGAGTTTATAATCAAATATTTATTACAAATAATGATAAATTATTTGATTTTTCAGAATATATAACAAAAAAGAATAAATAA
- a CDS encoding LysE/ArgO family amino acid transporter, giving the protein MNFFLQGLTMGIAYDAPIGLANLFVINSALTQSRRKSLLTAIIIIIFDVSLAFACFFGIGAIMKKFEWLQLIILLVGSLIVIYMGINLLRSQTTDISAEATTEMTLFKTISSAFVVIWFNPQAIIDGSMMLGAFQVTLPSYSHPIFIAGVGIASALWFILLSIIVSKFKDKFNAKVLRIINLVCGFIIILYGGKLFWNFITLLLA; this is encoded by the coding sequence ATGAACTTTTTCTTACAAGGATTAACTATGGGGATTGCTTACGATGCGCCAATCGGCTTAGCAAATTTATTCGTCATCAATTCTGCTCTGACCCAATCGCGAAGAAAGTCACTGTTGACGGCAATTATCATCATTATTTTTGACGTGAGTCTTGCATTTGCCTGCTTCTTTGGTATTGGTGCTATCATGAAAAAATTCGAATGGCTACAATTGATCATCTTGTTGGTCGGCAGTTTGATCGTAATTTATATGGGGATAAATCTTCTGCGCTCACAAACGACTGATATTAGTGCCGAAGCTACAACTGAAATGACGCTTTTCAAAACTATTTCTTCAGCTTTTGTAGTTATTTGGTTCAATCCACAAGCAATTATCGACGGCTCAATGATGTTGGGAGCTTTTCAAGTAACCTTGCCTAGTTACAGCCACCCCATTTTCATCGCCGGTGTGGGAATTGCTTCAGCTCTCTGGTTCATTTTATTGAGCATTATTGTTTCCAAATTTAAAGACAAGTTCAATGCTAAAGTATTAAGAATTATCAATCTAGTTTGTGGATTTATTATTATTCTTTATGGTGGCAAACTATTTTGGAATTTCATTACTTTGTTATTGGCATAA
- a CDS encoding PLP-dependent aminotransferase family protein, whose protein sequence is MQKNIPLQITWQPDKKAKIPVYRQIVQYVCDQVASGAWPINSRLPSQRALALMFKVNRSTISTAIDELTSYGIISGQHGAGTRIVSNTWSVMLPTKPSWKKFISAGYLKESDRRLQQINQLEFSPDIIRLGTGELDLRLFPQKMWSKIMQKLSTKVTSLGYAEPLGMMNLRLAIVEHMKKIGVKVSVENILITSGALQGLQLISSCMLEEGSTVFTEAPTYLKSIQMFQSTGLNLKGISMDHDGLEYWQMEKYLKENQPAILYTIPTNQNPTGITMSSVRRQELMNFCIKNRLPIIEDGVYQELCFEKAPLPLKAIDENGMVMYLGSASKALAPGLRIGWVIAPEAVIKRLGDAKMQMDYGASSLSQLVFAEFLESGMYDQYLADLKITLKKRRDNALETLGKYFKDIATWDVPVGGFYIWLTFNSDVEVDDLFEKALDKGILLNPGDIYDFRHNRSLRISFAYVTEKEFNDAMKKIVDLILG, encoded by the coding sequence ATGCAAAAAAATATACCACTACAAATTACTTGGCAACCTGATAAAAAAGCTAAAATTCCAGTTTACCGCCAAATCGTGCAATACGTCTGTGATCAAGTCGCTAGTGGAGCTTGGCCTATCAACTCAAGATTGCCGTCACAGCGGGCTTTAGCGTTGATGTTCAAAGTCAATCGCAGCACCATTTCAACAGCTATCGATGAACTGACCTCTTATGGAATTATTTCTGGTCAACACGGTGCGGGGACGAGAATTGTCAGTAATACCTGGTCGGTGATGTTGCCAACCAAACCAAGTTGGAAAAAATTTATCTCAGCCGGATACTTAAAAGAAAGTGACCGTCGGCTGCAACAAATAAATCAGCTGGAATTTTCACCAGATATCATTCGTTTAGGAACTGGTGAATTGGATCTACGATTATTTCCACAAAAAATGTGGTCAAAAATTATGCAAAAATTGAGTACTAAAGTTACTTCTTTAGGATACGCTGAACCTTTGGGAATGATGAATTTGCGTTTGGCGATAGTTGAGCACATGAAAAAAATTGGAGTAAAAGTATCGGTAGAAAATATCTTGATAACTTCGGGTGCGCTGCAAGGTTTGCAATTGATTTCGTCGTGCATGTTGGAAGAAGGCAGCACTGTTTTTACTGAAGCGCCGACTTATTTGAAATCGATTCAGATGTTTCAGTCGACCGGATTGAATTTGAAGGGTATTTCTATGGATCATGACGGTTTGGAATATTGGCAGATGGAGAAATATTTAAAAGAAAACCAGCCGGCAATTCTTTATACGATACCGACTAATCAAAATCCCACTGGTATTACGATGAGTTCCGTTCGCCGTCAAGAATTGATGAATTTTTGCATAAAAAATAGACTACCAATCATAGAAGATGGAGTCTACCAAGAATTGTGTTTTGAAAAAGCACCGTTGCCACTCAAAGCAATCGATGAAAATGGTATGGTGATGTATTTGGGCAGTGCTTCAAAAGCTTTGGCACCAGGGCTGAGAATTGGTTGGGTGATTGCCCCAGAAGCAGTAATCAAGCGACTAGGAGATGCCAAAATGCAAATGGACTATGGAGCAAGTTCCTTGTCACAACTAGTGTTTGCGGAGTTTTTGGAAAGTGGTATGTATGATCAGTACTTGGCTGATTTGAAGATTACTCTGAAGAAACGCCGTGATAATGCCTTGGAAACTTTGGGAAAATATTTTAAGGATATTGCCACATGGGACGTGCCAGTCGGTGGTTTTTATATTTGGCTAACCTTCAATTCTGATGTAGAAGTGGATGATTTGTTTGAGAAAGCCTTGGATAAAGGGATACTTTTGAATCCTGGTGATATTTATGACTTTCGACACAATCGTTCGTTGCGGATTTCATTTGCCTACGTGACCGAAAAAGAATTCAACGATGCTATGAAAAAGATTGTCGATTTAATCCTCGGCTAA
- a CDS encoding DUF3427 domain-containing protein produces the protein MNTNQEINKGVNFGFIDNSIQSLSRYQPALVTNQNGTVLDTIEDELRNATTFTIAVAFVTSGGLLDLKSTLADIATHGVHGKLITSTYLGFNNPRVFEDLLQIPNLDVRVLDQDGFHTKAYYFNHDDYESLVIGSANLTQNALKNNFEWNLRITSTERGEIVRNAKSELEKLWQQATPLTQAWIDEYKEDWQPNYSSFSRKKKVNKSGKIVPNQMQKPALEALKHLRDAQHAKRGLVVAATGTGKTYLAAFDVQQFQPKRLLFVVHREQILRKAMSSFREILGGSDSDYGILSGSQKNLNARYLFATVNMVSKKSICEQLGSKDFDYIIIDEAHRVGQNNHGEKETMYQRLMNFYKPQFMLGMTATPERTDGTNVYEYFDYNLTYEISLLDSLDHNLLTPFHYIGVTDYEKDGEVIDDKTSLKYLVSDERVNHLIDKTNYYGPRKDTVHGLIFVSRIAEGRELAIKLTNKGINAQFVSAEDTVEAREKAVHQLTKGELQYIITVDIFNEGVDIPILNQIVMMRPTKSSIIFLQQLGRGLRKFAHKEYVTILDFIGNYDENYMIPMAFDRSHTNNKEKIRKQIISPSISGVSTIHFEEVARQKILASISKARLNDMKRFKNAYQNLKEKIGLRQPMLLDFAKMGSIEVSDIIDKFDTLYDMQNKFEIDFSNVLTEKQYAFLKFISAEITVSKRPVEAWILKKLLDQPVLTDEEILSGLKVQNIFCDKETLDNVASVLCFTYFSKVKQKKYGQMVLIKRTNNKWAFTSEFQQLLQSLIFKNYFEDALDANLWNVSQNPEIYQNRFTIGEKYYRPDIIKMLNWPKEPNYINIGGYALRDDERFLPVFISLQKNKKVQNKLVYDNTFLDRSTIPLFSKSGRTTSSTVESKLLKHKDFGMIQLFIRKSNDDRIDGKDFYYLGSAKTLSAKDVIKENVDGKPTKLVEFILRLEHEVDLGLYRFLAED, from the coding sequence ATGAATACCAACCAAGAAATCAACAAAGGCGTAAACTTTGGTTTTATCGACAATTCAATCCAGTCGCTATCCCGCTACCAACCAGCCCTAGTGACCAACCAAAATGGTACAGTTCTCGATACGATTGAAGATGAACTGCGCAATGCCACAACATTTACGATTGCAGTTGCCTTTGTTACTTCGGGTGGTTTGTTAGATCTAAAGAGTACCCTAGCTGACATTGCGACCCACGGTGTTCATGGAAAATTAATCACTTCAACTTACCTTGGCTTCAACAATCCTAGAGTATTTGAAGATTTACTCCAAATTCCCAATCTCGACGTCAGAGTTTTAGACCAAGATGGATTTCACACTAAGGCCTACTATTTCAACCATGATGACTACGAAAGTTTAGTAATCGGAAGTGCCAATTTAACTCAAAATGCTTTGAAAAATAACTTCGAATGGAATCTACGCATCACTTCAACTGAGCGTGGCGAGATCGTTCGTAATGCTAAATCCGAACTGGAGAAACTTTGGCAACAGGCTACTCCACTGACCCAAGCATGGATTGACGAGTACAAAGAAGATTGGCAACCAAACTACTCATCGTTTTCTCGAAAGAAAAAAGTTAATAAATCTGGCAAAATCGTTCCCAATCAGATGCAAAAACCGGCTTTAGAAGCTCTGAAACACCTTCGAGATGCCCAGCATGCCAAAAGAGGTCTAGTTGTTGCGGCCACTGGAACCGGAAAAACTTATCTGGCAGCTTTTGATGTCCAACAATTTCAACCTAAGCGGCTATTATTCGTCGTCCATCGAGAACAAATTTTGCGTAAAGCAATGTCTAGTTTCCGAGAAATCTTAGGTGGTTCTGACAGTGATTACGGCATTCTCAGCGGCAGTCAAAAGAACCTCAACGCACGCTATCTTTTCGCCACCGTCAACATGGTTTCTAAAAAATCAATTTGCGAACAACTCGGCTCCAAGGATTTTGACTACATAATCATCGACGAAGCTCATCGAGTTGGTCAAAATAATCATGGTGAAAAAGAAACCATGTATCAGCGTTTGATGAATTTTTACAAACCACAATTCATGTTGGGAATGACTGCCACTCCCGAACGAACTGATGGAACAAATGTCTACGAATATTTTGATTACAATTTGACTTATGAAATATCTTTGCTAGATTCATTGGACCACAACTTGTTGACGCCTTTTCACTATATCGGTGTCACTGACTATGAAAAAGATGGCGAAGTGATCGACGACAAGACTAGTCTCAAATACCTCGTATCCGACGAACGGGTCAATCATCTAATTGATAAAACTAACTATTATGGTCCTAGAAAAGATACCGTCCACGGTTTAATTTTTGTCAGTCGCATCGCTGAGGGTCGTGAATTGGCCATCAAACTGACTAACAAAGGTATCAATGCTCAATTCGTTTCCGCTGAAGATACTGTTGAAGCACGCGAAAAAGCAGTTCACCAACTAACTAAAGGTGAACTGCAATATATCATCACGGTCGATATTTTTAATGAGGGTGTCGACATTCCGATTCTCAATCAAATTGTCATGATGCGTCCTACCAAATCTAGCATCATCTTCCTTCAACAATTAGGTCGTGGCTTGCGTAAATTTGCCCACAAAGAATACGTCACTATCTTAGATTTTATCGGTAATTATGACGAGAATTATATGATTCCGATGGCTTTTGACCGTTCGCACACTAATAATAAAGAAAAGATTCGCAAACAAATTATCAGTCCCAGCATCTCCGGCGTTTCCACGATTCATTTTGAAGAAGTCGCCCGACAAAAAATTCTTGCTTCCATTTCTAAAGCTCGCTTGAACGACATGAAACGATTCAAAAATGCTTATCAAAATCTCAAAGAAAAAATTGGCCTACGTCAACCAATGCTCTTGGATTTTGCCAAAATGGGTAGCATCGAAGTTTCCGATATAATTGATAAATTCGACACCCTCTACGATATGCAAAACAAATTTGAAATTGATTTTTCAAACGTCCTCACTGAGAAACAATATGCATTTTTAAAATTCATCTCTGCAGAAATCACCGTTTCCAAACGTCCTGTCGAAGCTTGGATCTTGAAAAAATTATTAGACCAACCAGTCTTAACCGACGAAGAAATTTTATCAGGCTTAAAAGTCCAAAATATTTTTTGCGATAAAGAAACTTTGGACAACGTAGCATCAGTTTTGTGCTTCACCTACTTCTCAAAAGTAAAACAGAAGAAATACGGTCAAATGGTTCTTATTAAACGCACTAACAACAAGTGGGCCTTCACTTCTGAATTCCAGCAACTGCTGCAATCGCTAATTTTTAAAAATTATTTTGAAGATGCCCTTGATGCAAACCTCTGGAATGTATCGCAAAACCCAGAAATTTACCAAAATAGATTTACTATCGGTGAAAAATACTACCGTCCGGATATTATCAAGATGCTAAATTGGCCAAAGGAACCCAATTACATAAATATCGGTGGTTATGCTCTAAGAGATGATGAACGTTTTCTTCCCGTCTTCATTTCTCTCCAAAAAAATAAAAAGGTTCAAAATAAGCTAGTTTATGATAATACTTTCCTTGATCGTTCAACGATTCCCCTATTCTCTAAGAGTGGACGCACAACTTCTAGCACAGTAGAAAGCAAACTCCTTAAACACAAAGATTTCGGCATGATTCAACTATTCATCAGAAAATCCAACGATGACCGGATCGATGGCAAAGATTTCTACTATCTTGGATCCGCAAAAACGCTCAGTGCTAAAGATGTCATCAAAGAAAATGTCGACGGTAAACCAACGAAGTTAGTCGAATTTATCTTGCGCTTGGAACATGAAGTCGACCTAGGCTTATACAGATTTTTAGCCGAGGATTAA
- a CDS encoding DUF3427 domain-containing protein, whose protein sequence is MNTDYENNIRKGIDFGFIDNSIESLDRYQPSLVTNHNGTVLDTLEEELRSTKSFTIAVAFVTSDGLLDLKSTLADIASHGIRGRLITSTYLKFNNPNMFEDLSYIPNLDVRVLHQDGFHTKAYYFNHGNYESILVGSANLTQNALKKNFEWNLRVTSTERGDIVQSVKRELDDLWQKATPLTNSWIEKYRQNWEPPALSVSEPSQKDQAPGTISPNEMQNNALMSLKDLREKEHAKKALVVAATGTGKTYLAAFDVKNVKPKRVLFVVHREQILEQAKESFQKILGGPDKDYGILSGSKKQIDARYLFATVNMASNENVCKQLGSKRFDYIIIDEAHRVSENQATEKQTMYQKLMNFYEPKFMLGMTATPERTDGTNVYAYFDYHLAYEISLLDALDHNFLTPFHYIGVTDYEINGHIIDDKTSLKYLVSDERVNYIVDKTKYYGPRGENVHGLIFVSRMEEGRDLVAKLKLKDINAQFVSAIDSIDTREKAVRKLIKGEIQYIVTIDIFNEGVDIPCLNQIVMMRPTKSSIIFLQQLGRGLRKFPGKTSVTVLDFIGNYDENYMIPMAFDQSNTSNKEKIRKQIISPSISGVSTIHFEEVARNRVLKAVSKASLESMKRFRDAYNNLKDKIGLRPPMFMDFAKLGTITVSDIVHKFNTVYDMQLKFEKEFSQSFDAKQYAFLDFISREITVSKRPIEAWILKQLSIKKTLTDNEILSGLRAANIFYDDDSIKNVASILDLSYFMDKNRQKYGDTPLINHFDNKWELTPEFKSALSSKEFKRYFEDAINVNLLKLQNHPMNFNTRFTIGKKYYRTDVIKLLNWSKEQTGQNVGGYIMRPDSKFLPVFIALEKTENFQNKMAYEDEFLDRSTMRWFSKSGRSTTSKTESKIISNKDFGMIQLFVKKSDDDKREGKDFYYLGSARVINAEDKIAKNSDNKKTKLIDFTLRLQREVDLSLYRALIES, encoded by the coding sequence ATGAATACTGATTACGAAAACAACATAAGAAAAGGGATAGATTTTGGCTTTATTGATAATTCGATCGAATCACTAGATCGTTATCAACCCTCGCTTGTAACCAACCATAATGGAACTGTCCTTGATACATTAGAAGAGGAATTACGTAGTACCAAATCGTTTACCATTGCAGTAGCATTTGTCACATCTGACGGCCTATTAGATTTAAAAAGTACTTTGGCCGACATCGCATCCCATGGTATACGAGGTAGATTAATTACATCGACCTATTTAAAATTTAATAATCCAAATATGTTTGAAGATTTATCTTACATTCCTAATCTAGATGTCAGAGTTTTACATCAAGACGGATTTCATACAAAAGCTTACTATTTTAATCATGGTAATTATGAAAGTATTCTAGTTGGAAGCGCCAATTTAACTCAGAATGCTCTGAAGAAAAACTTTGAATGGAATCTAAGAGTGACTTCCACTGAACGTGGAGATATTGTTCAAAGTGTCAAAAGAGAACTGGACGACCTCTGGCAAAAGGCGACTCCTCTTACTAACTCTTGGATAGAAAAATATCGACAAAACTGGGAACCACCAGCTCTTTCAGTATCAGAACCTTCTCAAAAAGATCAAGCACCTGGAACAATTTCACCTAATGAAATGCAAAATAATGCTTTAATGTCGCTAAAAGATTTAAGAGAAAAAGAACATGCAAAAAAGGCCCTAGTGGTCGCAGCAACAGGAACAGGAAAAACGTATTTAGCAGCCTTTGACGTTAAAAACGTTAAGCCTAAAAGAGTTTTATTCGTTGTACACCGTGAACAAATTCTGGAACAAGCAAAAGAAAGTTTCCAAAAAATCTTGGGTGGTCCTGATAAAGACTACGGCATACTTAGTGGAAGTAAAAAACAAATTGATGCTCGTTATCTCTTTGCTACAGTAAATATGGCTTCTAACGAAAATGTTTGTAAGCAACTAGGTTCAAAAAGATTTGATTACATAATTATCGACGAAGCTCACCGAGTCAGTGAAAATCAAGCCACTGAAAAACAAACCATGTATCAAAAACTAATGAATTTTTATGAGCCAAAATTTATGCTTGGCATGACCGCCACACCAGAACGTACCGATGGTACAAATGTCTATGCATATTTTGACTACCATCTGGCCTATGAAATTTCTCTTTTGGATGCATTAGACCATAATTTTCTTACTCCATTTCACTATATTGGGGTAACAGATTATGAAATAAACGGTCATATTATTGATGATAAAACTAGTCTAAAGTATTTAGTATCTGATGAACGGGTTAATTATATAGTAGACAAAACTAAATACTATGGACCACGTGGAGAAAACGTTCATGGCTTAATTTTTGTTAGTCGTATGGAAGAAGGCCGTGATTTAGTAGCCAAATTAAAACTAAAAGATATAAATGCTCAATTTGTTTCAGCAATTGATTCAATTGATACTAGAGAAAAAGCGGTTCGGAAACTAATCAAGGGTGAAATCCAATATATTGTAACTATTGATATCTTTAATGAAGGTGTAGATATTCCCTGCCTAAATCAAATTGTTATGATGCGTCCTACTAAGTCCAGCATTATATTTTTACAACAACTTGGACGAGGATTACGTAAATTCCCTGGTAAAACATCAGTTACCGTATTAGATTTCATTGGGAATTATGACGAAAATTATATGATCCCAATGGCCTTTGACCAATCTAACACCAGTAATAAGGAAAAAATACGCAAACAAATTATTAGTCCTAGCATTTCCGGAGTCTCTACCATTCATTTTGAAGAAGTAGCCCGTAATCGAGTACTCAAAGCTGTCTCAAAAGCTTCATTAGAAAGTATGAAAAGATTCAGAGATGCCTACAACAATCTAAAAGATAAAATTGGCCTTCGACCACCTATGTTTATGGATTTTGCTAAGCTAGGAACTATTACTGTTTCTGATATAGTGCATAAATTTAACACCGTATACGATATGCAACTAAAATTCGAAAAAGAATTTTCTCAATCATTCGACGCCAAGCAATATGCATTTTTAGATTTCATTTCCAGAGAGATCACTGTTTCAAAACGGCCAATTGAAGCTTGGATTTTAAAACAATTATCAATTAAAAAAACACTAACCGATAATGAAATTTTGTCTGGACTTCGAGCCGCAAATATCTTTTATGATGATGACTCTATAAAAAACGTCGCTTCTATATTAGATCTGAGTTACTTCATGGATAAAAATCGGCAAAAATATGGCGACACTCCTTTGATTAATCATTTTGATAACAAATGGGAATTAACTCCCGAATTCAAATCGGCTTTAAGTTCAAAAGAATTCAAACGATATTTTGAAGATGCCATTAATGTGAACTTATTAAAGCTCCAAAATCACCCAATGAATTTCAATACTCGATTTACTATTGGTAAGAAGTATTATCGTACCGATGTTATTAAATTACTAAATTGGTCAAAAGAACAAACTGGTCAAAACGTTGGCGGTTATATTATGAGACCTGACTCTAAATTTCTACCTGTTTTTATAGCTCTAGAAAAGACTGAGAATTTTCAAAATAAAATGGCCTATGAGGATGAATTCTTAGACCGTTCAACAATGAGATGGTTCTCAAAAAGTGGTCGTTCAACTACTAGTAAAACTGAGAGTAAAATTATTAGTAATAAAGATTTTGGAATGATTCAGTTATTTGTCAAAAAATCTGATGATGACAAGCGTGAAGGTAAAGATTTTTACTATTTAGGATCTGCACGTGTTATAAATGCTGAAGATAAAATTGCCAAAAACTCGGATAATAAAAAAACAAAATTAATTGATTTTACTCTCCGATTACAACGTGAAGTAGATCTTAGTTTATATCGTGCCCTAATAGAAAGCTAA
- a CDS encoding (deoxy)nucleoside triphosphate pyrophosphohydrolase, whose product MSKIQVVGAIIIKDHKLLAAQRASNRVLGGYWEFPGGKIEPSETPEAAMSRELKEEFGAKATVFEKFSIDGIAELEFGEVILHCYYVRLDSNISKTIAHDELRWVTPDEALALDWAPSDVAVIKALAKTGFNYEY is encoded by the coding sequence ATGAGTAAAATTCAAGTTGTAGGAGCAATCATTATTAAAGATCACAAGTTACTTGCTGCACAACGTGCATCTAATCGAGTTCTTGGAGGGTATTGGGAATTTCCCGGTGGAAAAATCGAACCTTCAGAAACGCCAGAAGCTGCTATGTCACGAGAATTAAAAGAAGAATTCGGTGCAAAAGCAACCGTTTTTGAAAAGTTTTCTATTGATGGAATTGCAGAATTAGAATTTGGAGAAGTAATACTTCATTGTTATTACGTCAGATTAGACAGTAATATTTCTAAAACTATCGCGCATGATGAATTACGTTGGGTTACTCCAGATGAAGCTCTTGCATTAGACTGGGCCCCTAGTGATGTCGCCGTAATTAAAGCCCTAGCAAAGACTGGATTCAATTATGAATACTGA